A window of the Aliivibrio salmonicida LFI1238 genome harbors these coding sequences:
- a CDS encoding ABC transporter substrate-binding protein, with translation MKNRVIKGAMALLISSYSMMASAEDKAMTLMLDWFVNPNHGPVVIAQQKGYFKEEGLNVTIQEPADPSMPAKLVAANNIDLAISYQTSLTIDVAAGLPLIRSATLIATPLNTLMVLDNGKINSLADLKGKKIGIAIAGNEDATIGTMLNTEGVDFSEVKIINVGWALSSSLASGKVDAIWGGLRNFETNQLALEGYKAKSFFPEEHGVPSYDELVFVANAKTYDADALKKFNHAIEKATQFIVNHPDESWKTFVSYAPDTLNNELNKRAWNDTLTRFALRPSAVDLERYNRFSEFMFEHKIIKTQPKAQDFVPVL, from the coding sequence ATGAAAAATAGAGTAATTAAAGGGGCGATGGCTCTGCTTATTTCAAGCTACTCCATGATGGCAAGCGCGGAAGATAAAGCGATGACATTAATGTTGGATTGGTTTGTAAATCCGAACCATGGGCCAGTGGTTATCGCACAACAAAAAGGCTACTTCAAAGAGGAAGGCCTAAATGTGACGATTCAAGAACCCGCCGATCCAAGCATGCCGGCAAAATTAGTGGCGGCCAATAACATTGATTTAGCCATTTCTTACCAAACCAGTTTAACGATTGATGTAGCGGCAGGTTTACCGTTAATTCGTTCAGCTACCCTTATCGCTACGCCATTAAACACCTTAATGGTACTTGATAACGGCAAGATAAATTCTTTAGCTGATTTGAAAGGCAAGAAGATTGGTATTGCGATTGCGGGTAATGAAGACGCTACGATAGGAACGATGCTGAATACAGAAGGGGTTGATTTCTCTGAGGTTAAAATCATCAATGTAGGCTGGGCATTATCGTCGTCATTAGCTTCAGGAAAAGTGGATGCTATTTGGGGAGGATTACGTAATTTCGAAACCAATCAATTGGCATTAGAAGGCTACAAAGCGAAATCGTTTTTCCCAGAAGAGCACGGTGTGCCCTCGTATGATGAGCTTGTTTTTGTTGCGAACGCTAAGACGTACGATGCCGATGCGCTAAAGAAATTTAACCACGCTATCGAAAAAGCGACACAGTTTATTGTGAATCACCCTGATGAATCGTGGAAAACCTTTGTTTCTTACGCGCCAGACACTCTAAACAATGAATTAAATAAACGCGCATGGAATGACACGTTAACGCGTTTTGCCTTACGCCCATCAGCGGTTGATTTAGAACGCTACAATCGCTTCTCTGAATTTATGTTCGAGCATAAGATCATAAAAACACAACCTAAAGCCCAAGATTTTGTGCCGGTGTTGTAA
- the tenA gene encoding thiaminase II: MNHQDLIQACQNEWTEYTEHSFVQQLALGELAHSSFLHYLKQDFLFLKQYTRAYALAIYKARTLAEMRMALPSVQALLSSEIAHHVTYCGEWGVSELEMEAEPEAFGTVAYTRFVLDTGMSGDVIDLYAALAPCSIGYGVIGAQLLARESTKLEGNPYANWIKMYGGEEFQSGVQKSITQLDELLADIDLDSQRGQRLCHIFKTATRMEVAFWQQGLDEA; encoded by the coding sequence ATGAATCATCAAGACTTAATTCAAGCGTGTCAAAACGAGTGGACCGAATATACCGAGCATAGCTTCGTTCAACAATTAGCGCTTGGAGAGTTGGCGCATTCGTCATTTCTACATTATTTAAAGCAAGACTTTTTGTTTTTAAAGCAGTACACCAGAGCGTATGCCTTAGCGATTTATAAAGCGAGAACGTTAGCGGAAATGCGAATGGCGTTACCGAGTGTACAAGCGTTATTGAGTTCTGAAATTGCACACCATGTGACTTATTGTGGTGAGTGGGGCGTGTCAGAATTAGAGATGGAAGCAGAGCCAGAAGCTTTTGGCACGGTCGCTTACACTCGATTTGTATTAGATACTGGCATGTCTGGTGATGTCATTGATTTATACGCAGCATTAGCACCGTGTTCGATTGGTTATGGTGTGATTGGCGCGCAGCTACTAGCAAGAGAATCAACTAAGCTTGAAGGCAATCCGTATGCGAATTGGATCAAGATGTATGGTGGTGAAGAGTTTCAATCAGGCGTGCAAAAAAGCATTACACAGTTAGATGAATTGCTTGCCGATATCGACCTTGATAGTCAGCGTGGGCAGCGTTTGTGTCATATTTTTAAAACGGCGACTCGGATGGAAGTGGCGTTTTGGCAGCAAGGATTAGATGAAGCCTAA
- the thiM gene encoding hydroxyethylthiazole kinase yields the protein MTIMNTQEIIEALAMLREKKPLVVNITNYVVMNNTANALLALGASPIMAHSQQEMAEMMSFSGALVINIGTLDSVWTPRMHFAVEQANLNNKVVVLDPVGCGASQLRTQTARQIAEAANTLIIRGNASEIIALAGENAQSKGVDALDSSDSALGAACYVAQQYQCSVVISGETDYVVTKEAQYKLNNGHAMMPFVTGMGCTHTALTGAFAAIGDHSGVAATAVLGVAGEIAAEQSAGPGSLQINLLDTLYQLDEETLMNRLKLTVNA from the coding sequence ATGACAATCATGAACACGCAAGAAATTATTGAAGCATTGGCAATGTTACGCGAGAAAAAACCGTTAGTTGTAAACATTACCAACTACGTCGTGATGAATAACACTGCGAATGCGTTATTGGCGCTAGGTGCTTCACCAATCATGGCGCACAGCCAACAAGAAATGGCAGAGATGATGAGTTTCTCTGGTGCGTTGGTGATTAACATCGGTACATTAGACAGCGTATGGACACCAAGAATGCATTTCGCGGTAGAGCAAGCAAACCTTAATAATAAAGTGGTGGTGCTTGATCCAGTGGGATGTGGTGCAAGTCAACTTCGTACCCAAACCGCTCGTCAAATCGCAGAAGCCGCGAATACACTGATTATTCGAGGTAATGCCTCTGAGATCATCGCATTAGCAGGTGAAAACGCACAAAGCAAAGGCGTAGATGCATTAGACAGCAGTGATTCTGCATTAGGTGCGGCTTGTTATGTCGCGCAGCAGTATCAATGTAGCGTCGTTATTTCGGGCGAAACCGATTACGTTGTCACAAAAGAGGCACAGTATAAACTGAATAATGGTCATGCGATGATGCCTTTTGTTACGGGTATGGGTTGTACTCATACCGCATTAACTGGGGCTTTTGCGGCAATAGGTGATCATTCAGGGGTTGCTGCGACAGCTGTTTTAGGCGTTGCAGGGGAAATCGCCGCAGAGCAATCAGCAGGCCCAGGTAGCTTGCAAATAAATCTATTAGATACGCTATATCAGTTAGATGAAGAGACGTTGATGAATCGATTAAAATTAACAGTTAATGCATAG
- the thiE gene encoding thiamine phosphate synthase, which translates to MNNPYKLYLVTDDKQDIDTLCNVVKEAVKGGVTMVQIREKHGDIRAFIERSIAVKNVLKDSGVPLIINDRVDVALAVRADGVHLGQSDMPANLARQLIGPDMILGLSVENETQLREAQDLPVDYLGISAIFSTPTKTNIIKEWGIDGLTKAVKESKLPLVAIGGINETNIKKVADTQVDGIALVSAICHATSPKQASEGLLELMGR; encoded by the coding sequence ATGAATAACCCTTATAAACTGTATTTGGTGACAGATGACAAGCAAGATATAGACACCTTATGTAATGTAGTAAAAGAGGCAGTTAAAGGAGGTGTCACCATGGTACAGATCCGTGAAAAACACGGAGATATACGCGCATTTATTGAACGTTCAATTGCAGTAAAGAATGTATTAAAAGACAGTGGTGTACCATTAATCATAAATGATCGTGTTGATGTGGCATTGGCGGTGAGAGCGGATGGAGTGCATTTAGGTCAATCCGATATGCCTGCAAACCTTGCTCGCCAATTGATTGGCCCTGATATGATTTTAGGGTTGTCTGTTGAAAATGAAACGCAGTTGCGTGAAGCGCAAGATCTACCTGTTGATTACCTTGGTATCAGTGCGATATTTTCTACGCCAACTAAGACTAATATTATTAAAGAGTGGGGCATTGACGGTTTAACGAAAGCCGTTAAAGAAAGTAAACTTCCTCTTGTGGCTATTGGTGGCATTAACGAAACGAACATTAAGAAAGTAGCAGATACTCAAGTGGATGGTATTGCTTTAGTGTCGGCAATTTGCCATGCAACATCGCCAAAGCAGGCAAGTGAAGGGTTACTTGAATTGATGGGACGTTAA
- a CDS encoding GGDEF domain-containing protein: MTEPKIPLIISGIATALLIGVIAISHYVGFDSISDLFFEGAMLILLSYIFLTVKSHLTLYPKLLIGAYLLLFNKSYDLLTEIPFLDHYADNNEISDTLLDDGTLLLAFLLIAVGLTNIVKSLIKESMKDDLTGLYNRKKFPEIKLSSFDLIYFDLNGLKQVNDIKGHAVGDLMIIRFAQILKASCLKQEMAFRIGGDEFIVTIDSERAKDYINDVYTSLNNEPISFSYGIEKATKENFEEALIQSDKAMYKMKKALKKST; the protein is encoded by the coding sequence ATGACTGAACCTAAAATCCCTTTAATCATCTCTGGTATTGCTACTGCTCTTTTAATAGGGGTTATTGCCATCAGTCATTATGTGGGTTTTGATTCTATATCTGACCTTTTTTTTGAAGGTGCCATGCTGATCTTATTGAGCTATATATTTCTTACTGTTAAATCCCATTTAACCCTATATCCAAAGCTTCTTATTGGTGCTTACTTACTTTTATTTAACAAGTCTTATGATTTACTAACAGAAATTCCTTTTTTGGATCACTACGCTGATAATAATGAAATATCGGATACCTTGCTTGACGACGGTACGTTATTACTCGCTTTTTTACTGATTGCTGTCGGGTTAACAAACATTGTAAAAAGCCTCATTAAAGAAAGCATGAAAGACGATTTGACCGGGCTCTATAATCGTAAGAAATTCCCTGAAATCAAACTATCCTCATTTGATCTTATCTATTTTGATTTAAATGGATTAAAACAAGTGAACGATATTAAAGGCCACGCCGTCGGTGATTTAATGATCATTCGCTTCGCTCAAATATTAAAGGCAAGTTGCTTAAAGCAAGAAATGGCCTTTCGCATCGGTGGTGATGAATTTATCGTCACGATCGATTCAGAACGAGCAAAAGACTATATTAACGACGTATATACCTCATTAAATAATGAACCAATTTCATTCTCATACGGGATTGAAAAAGCAACGAAAGAAAACTTTGAAGAAGCATTAATACAATCAGATAAAGCGATGTATAAAATGAAAAAAGCACTAAAAAAGAGCACCTAA
- a CDS encoding cache domain-containing protein, with amino-acid sequence MQFYHSLKTKLWMIILFSLVPAGIIVSSNIFYEYRTAKEDVEKEALQIATSLAYEQLELVSEAKVFLSQLSQMDSIKDPTSLLCIQTVQQALKLTISYANIGVPNKIGNLNCTAIALNKDINITDREYFQKAINEKEFTVSGFLIDRVVQKASVNFAYPVYGTEGDVVGAVVAVISLDWWSKRLARFRLPENTVAVLVDNNSNIITSNNNTITRYEGKIPSSIQQRVNINEPFIFETKDKKGISLLAVSVPLFPDDLNNHSQIVIALPLDDAYQGVMNTLVRNVTLFIISSVLFLLILLLGFNQSVIKPIQTLLLSTQQYVERKRGAKFSGTNELLCLSEHFDFVVQEQGTIENELIDKELRLSRAYTRINNLLDNLT; translated from the coding sequence ATGCAGTTTTATCACTCATTAAAAACTAAACTTTGGATGATTATTCTTTTTTCATTAGTCCCCGCTGGGATCATCGTCTCGTCTAATATTTTTTATGAATACCGAACCGCAAAAGAAGACGTAGAAAAAGAAGCATTACAAATAGCGACAAGTTTGGCTTATGAACAGCTTGAGCTTGTAAGTGAAGCGAAAGTCTTTCTTTCTCAATTAAGCCAAATGGACAGCATTAAAGATCCGACTTCCTTATTGTGTATACAAACAGTCCAGCAAGCGCTTAAGTTAACGATTAGTTATGCAAACATCGGTGTGCCAAACAAGATAGGAAACCTAAATTGCACAGCCATCGCGTTAAATAAAGACATCAATATTACCGATCGGGAATATTTTCAAAAAGCGATAAATGAGAAAGAATTCACAGTAAGTGGTTTTCTGATTGATCGTGTGGTTCAAAAAGCCTCTGTTAATTTTGCTTATCCTGTTTACGGTACTGAAGGGGATGTTGTTGGTGCGGTTGTTGCGGTTATTTCATTAGATTGGTGGAGTAAGCGATTAGCGAGATTCCGCTTACCCGAGAATACCGTGGCGGTATTAGTTGATAATAATAGTAATATTATTACTTCAAATAACAATACGATTACACGCTATGAAGGAAAGATCCCGTCCTCTATTCAACAACGAGTAAACATTAATGAACCGTTTATTTTTGAAACGAAAGACAAGAAAGGCATTTCACTTCTTGCGGTTAGCGTTCCTCTATTTCCTGATGATTTAAATAATCACAGTCAAATTGTTATTGCTTTACCTCTTGATGACGCTTATCAAGGGGTCATGAATACCTTAGTTAGAAATGTTACGCTATTTATTATTAGCAGTGTTTTGTTTTTATTAATTCTATTATTGGGGTTTAATCAAAGTGTGATTAAACCGATTCAAACCTTATTGCTATCGACTCAACAGTATGTAGAAAGAAAGCGTGGCGCAAAATTCTCTGGTACTAATGAGTTATTGTGTTTATCCGAGCATTTTGATTTTGTAGTTCAAGAGCAAGGAACGATTGAAAATGAGTTGATAGACAAAGAACTCCGCTTAAGTCGAGCCTATACTCGTATCAATAATCTATTAGATAATCTAACCTAA
- a CDS encoding IS982-like element ISVsa6 family transposase: MNKLVDIFCDVDDFCYQFLSQWEKYLVEASERKRKRQSVMSTSECMTIVIAFHQSNHRDFKNFYIGLVHQYWKGYFPNLLSYTRFVSKMPSLIAPMCAYFQSIKGKPTGIAFVDSTSLKVCHNIRIPRHKVFDGVAKRGKGTMGWFFGFKLHLLINHLGEIISLKITAGNVNDRTPVPDLCKELSGKLYADKGYIGKKLSESLKNSDVDLVTTSRKNMKAKEISAFDKAMLSKRYIIETINDQLKNISQIEHSRHRSVTGFMLNVISGVVAYCLKKQKPRIKLSECEFELILA, from the coding sequence ATGAATAAATTAGTTGATATATTTTGTGATGTCGATGATTTTTGTTATCAATTCTTATCTCAATGGGAAAAATACCTTGTTGAGGCTAGTGAGAGAAAAAGAAAACGTCAGTCAGTAATGTCTACTAGTGAATGTATGACTATTGTCATCGCTTTTCATCAATCAAATCATAGAGATTTCAAGAACTTCTATATCGGGTTAGTTCATCAATATTGGAAAGGATACTTTCCAAATTTACTTAGCTACACTCGATTTGTGAGCAAAATGCCTAGCCTAATCGCCCCAATGTGTGCCTATTTTCAATCTATCAAAGGTAAGCCGACTGGCATTGCTTTTGTTGACTCCACGAGTCTTAAAGTATGCCATAACATTCGAATTCCTCGCCATAAAGTCTTTGATGGTGTTGCGAAAAGAGGAAAAGGTACCATGGGATGGTTTTTCGGCTTCAAACTTCATTTATTGATTAACCATCTTGGAGAAATTATTTCGCTGAAAATCACAGCTGGCAATGTAAATGATAGGACTCCTGTACCTGATTTATGCAAAGAACTCTCGGGGAAATTGTACGCTGATAAAGGGTACATAGGTAAAAAGTTGAGTGAGAGCTTAAAGAACTCTGATGTCGATTTAGTGACTACCTCGCGAAAAAACATGAAAGCAAAAGAGATAAGTGCTTTTGATAAGGCTATGTTATCAAAGAGATACATTATCGAAACGATAAATGACCAATTGAAGAATATCTCTCAAATTGAACATAGCCGTCATCGTAGCGTGACTGGTTTCATGCTAAATGTAATTTCAGGCGTTGTGGCTTATTGTTTAAAAAAACAAAAGCCACGAATTAAGCTATCAGAATGTGAATTTGAACTAATCCTCGCTTAA